From the Cucumis sativus cultivar 9930 chromosome 5, Cucumber_9930_V3, whole genome shotgun sequence genome, the window ATTCCAGAGATGAAATTGTTGTTAAATGTACAGCTTTGAGCAACAGAACAAAACATAAAGGCACCTGTCCTCAATCCAAGGTTACAGTTAATCAGCACTAAACTACGAACATGTGAGCATGGGTcatgtttggattgatttcCTATGTGATCCAAATATACTTCTTTCCAAAAACAAGCTCAAAATGAAAGATGGACAACATAAAGGAACAATGACTTGGGTTAAGGCTTCAGGCTGCCattacaaataaagaaaagaaaactcttgatgaaaagaaatacaGTAACAGAAACAGATTGGCCTGTATAGAACTGACATTAATCACATAGGAAGCTAGTTAGCGTGCACTCATCTCAAATGCAGTCATAATAAGTGTCCACAATATTAGTATAACAAGTATCtagaagatggaaaaaaacagaacaaaagATTCAATTCACGTAAATGCTCATCATATGAAGTGGAGAACTTGAGAATAGTTACTactgaaatgaaaatggtaaTACATTAGCTAAGTCAGATGAGCAAATACAACCTGACGAAGTTCAGGTGATCATCTGGTGAACTATGTTTAGACCAATCTTCAACGTGAAGCTCTAGAtcatttataagaaaaaaatttggaaCCAAATATGATTATGCAATTAGACTTGATGGGAAGAAAACACGGCAAACaaatgtgaaaaagaaaaacataacaaTATCTTTCTGCTAATAAACCCGAAATACAGGAAGACCTGCATCATAAGGCATGAAGAGCAATAACGACAGGATGCCATGTGCAAAATGTGACAACCAGTACCATAACCAAGATGCAACAGAACAGTAGATCAAACTACACTTCCAATGTGTCATTACAAACTTGAACTCATGATGAGAATCTGACAGAATGacataagaataaaattttaatgggCAGTTACAGATGTATCATAGTATGAGCATCAAAAAGTCGATTCCATGTCGATGCCTGTACATCCAGACAGGCATTTTTCTGAAACCATGAAGTATCTAAACTGTATGTCTCAAAGTACCAATAGTGGTGGGGGTGTAAAAAAAACCACCACCAGTTTTTTCAGGAATTCACTTGTGGAGaaacaattaaacaaaacaggGTAATGGAGAATAGAAATATATGCCCATGTTCATTCAGTATCTCTTTAGAATTACAAGGGTATAGAAAAACAGTATCATAAGAGCCACAGATGAGATCTAAATAAGTAACCTTGAATAAAGTGCTACATAACTGAACCAAACAGAGAAATGAACTGGATATTAAACTTTCAAAGCCTATATATGAAAGATGTGAGCACCTAATAGAAAGACTCTCCAGCAACAAAACAGGGAACTTTTGACTGTTCATAACTAATAAATCCCTCACAACCAAATGCTTCAAAACACATAAACAAAAGATACTCACAAGGTCATTTGATTTTCGATCTACTCTTTTGTTCCAAACTGTGGAATCATCTAGAAATAACTTGCTCATAGGCTTTCTTCTAAAGTCTTACTTCTAAATCTGCCCCTGCCCTAACTCCCaaacttgaattttataaaGTCTAATTATATCCAagttatatttcattcaatatattttataagctTCATTCACTATTGTCTACTgagttttaaataataataacataattcAAACACTACATCTCAAGTATAAGCTAAACTTCTAAGCACTTCGACACTAGAACTTAAGGTTAAAGGTACTAATGATCCTATCAGGCATTTTCTGGATAAGTAACAACAATCCTGCCACTGCAACACTAGAACTTCAGATTCCTAGAATCCTAGTACCTTTCCATCTCACCTCAAGAAGGATTGGAGAAGGCTTTTGGGTTAATTGCCAACGCTCATCCTCCTTTTGTATTCATGCATCTCTAgtcaaaagtttatttattcaaCAGTTATACATATAGTTCACTATTTTCCACACATCTTATTCTTAATAAAGATAGAGACCATCTCTGTGATATGACGGAAGAAATTTAactgaaattttaaatagttataaCCTTTCAATGATAAAGGTAAACCTTAAGTATGTCAGACTTCTTATTACCATATTAGATCTtctatttatttcatattCATGCAACGCTTTTTGGTTCAAGAGCTCTGGAAATTGAATGCTTTCATTTATCAGAAAAAATTTTATGCTTACATTTACTATATCctggaaagagaaagaaaaccgGACTATTATCCTTGATATTTGTAGTACTTAGCATCATTGCATTCTTTCTAAGAAATATACCGAAGAATATAACCTTGAAATAGTTGTATGGAAATGGATACTTACAAGAGAATGGGGATGATATGCAGTTCACcctaaaaaaagagaacaaaatcttaataaGATAATGAAGCTTTTAAAAGTAAACTTATAGGCTCTAATCTCACATATATTTaacggaaaaaaaaatacaaaaaaaaaccaaaacgaTACAAGAAATCATACTAATAGCTTTACTCACTGAAATACTAACTTCACATGGTGCCACAGCGGTTAACCTCTCCAATGCAAGTGCCTCCATAAACGACTATATCATGGACCAGCACAATCCAATCGTTAGGTATTATTCAAACTGAAGACGCCAAATAAATTTCGAGGACTACAATAGTTTAAGACAATATCAATACTGCCaagcaacatttaaaagatACTACAATCAATAGTTCAAAATGTTCccaaatatataacaatagcATGTGCATAAATAGACTATTATTCATGGACTAATATAAGAGGTGACAAATAAAAGTTCTTGTGGTACATTCCCATATCGATTGCTAGCACATCCTTGTTCCAAACCACCCCACAATGTGAGGTGGTAAGTGTTGCatgataaaataaacatgGTCATAAAAACATATGCATCTGTTCCctgagaaaaataaactagGCGGACATATATATACTATCAACGCTGTCGCAATTTGCTCCCAATAAAACAAACCAAGGTACCTTCTCCTGAGTGCCTCTAAATCATTTAAGCACAGGAAGGTTCTCTCAGAGCAGAAGCAGGCATCCTGAAGGAAAAACTATATTAGACACTTAAGAACCTGAAAGCAAGAAACAAAATGGCTCGAGAGAAAGAGGTGGGAAGAGAGAGGACAGTAGAAGATAAAATCTTGCCAGCCTCCATATTAGAGTAAggaaaattataaagtaattgtataaaaaaccaaaataaaaatgaagcacTGAATATAAACAACAAACCATCTtcgaaaaaaaagaaaaaataaattttatttaacaaagcaCTAAAACtaattggatttttttgttcttactAATTTCCTTGCAAGCACAACTGCTGAAATGTTGTTtgaagtacaaaataaaagaaataatacgGAAAGCAAGtatgaacaaaatttcataatggcCACTATCAAGAATGATTACAAGAGGAAGAAACGCTTTCAGCAAGTTGTCTTACAATAGAAACAGtacatttgattgaaagaACCCGCCACTCCTGACCAATATGACCCCTTCTGAATTCAATCATCCCATAATTGTGCCAGAAGCTTAGGTCATCATAAAGAAGACTGGCAATACCAAGTGATTAGAAACTGTATGAATTAGGTCATAATTTACAAGAAATCTACTAAACTCCGGAGTCATAAAGGCAGCAACATTGATCACTTGCCAGTGATGAATGGATGATTCAATGCTTGTGATACCGTCATCCTTTTTTCTGGATCCAACACAAAAATTTTGTCTAGAAGATCCTTAAAATTGGCTAACATCTTTGGATCTTCACAAGGAGATCCCCTAATAATTGACCCAATATCTTTAGGCTTTATATTGACTATTATTCGCTTTATGGTCTGCAAAAGTAGAATTCAAATCTCAGTCAGTGTTGATTCAGCTGCCATAGATAGTGGCATATTCAAAATGCAATACCATTCACACACAGCagcattttaaaattctttaacCAACGATATTTGCTTAGCTTAAAAAATCTTATGTGTCCAGAAAATTTAAGTAAATTGTAATCATATGTGCCATCAAATTTTCAGTAAGATTTTGGTGACACAACAACCCAAACAAGCTAATGGCTTACGTCCCCGGAAGCAGGAAAAGGGATAATAATTACCTTTTTGGTTACAGGATCCTCCTCAGAAGCATGGAAGTTCAAGTCCTGGTCAAAATGTTGGTCAGTAAATGCTCCCTGTAAAGATCAATAAGAGGGGAAAAAACATCAGTAGCAAGAAACATATAACTCGTAATTCAGATACATtgatattaaacaaaaatcctGTCCGGTAGACAAATCTATGTACCTTACGAAGCATCTTCTTTGGAAAAGGGCCCTTTAATTCCATGTGTAGGCGAAGCATGTCATTATTAGAAGGACCTGGAAAAAGAACTTTCCCTGTAGAGAGCTCGTACAGACAGCAACCCACCGACCAGATATCCATTGGATGATCATATGACAGCCCTAAAACTGCATCATGCCAAAACAAAACCGGTGAAGCAATATCTAAAATACTTGGATGCATAAAGGCTGAgtaacaacaaataaaaatagatacaCTATCTCGACCACCAGATTCAAGAGATGGATAAAGTTGAACTAAAATACTTACTTATTTCAGGAGCACGATAAAACCGGCTAACAAGGTAGGGTGTGATTTCATTTTTACCAGCAAACATGGCATTACCAAAATCACAAAGCTTCAGCACATTTTTCCCCTCgttaacctaaaaaaatttatcaaacatCATGATAAACATAAGATCGACCAATTAAATGGAactaaaacttgaaaacataCCAGCATATTATCTGGCTTTATATCACAGTGGAGAACACCACAATTTCTCAAATGCTTCAGGGCAATAAAAAGCTGCTTAGCGTATGCCCTCACAGCAGTTAGCTTAAGGCCAATATTGCGCCCAAATTTCTTCAAGACCTCACGGAGATTCATATGAAGAGattcaaaaactaaacaaagatGATTCCTATAtttgaaacttgaaagaaaACGAACACAGTGACGCTTGTCATCTGGATCTGCACCTACTAGCTTTTTCAATATGACCAACTCCTCCAGACCAGCCTTGTACCTGTACATCACAGAATGCAGAAGAACATCAGGTTCTTGAACaggaaataaaatgaatacgACAAAGAATCACCAGAAATAAAGCAAGAAAAACATACATTGTTTCATTACTACGCAAAATTTTGATTGCCACTTCTTCTGGTTCACCAGGACCGGCTTTGAGATCCTTTGCACGGACCACGGTTGAAAAGACACCTTTTCCATGAGCAGCAGCAATTTCATACCGACTATCAAGCACTTCCCCAAATCGATAGTCTATATTCAACACAAAAGTTAAATAAGCAAGGACTAAATgaattatatacatttttaggttttttgtCCTTCAATTTCTTGAATCAAAAGTTGTGATTCACATCGATCTTATAATTCAACCTTCTGAATTGCagaattcaaatcattttgtATTCAAATGAACAAACTAACTCATGTTAGCTCTGTTATGTTTTGACTGGGGTGGTGATACAACGCATGTAACATATGAGATTATGTAATGTAAACTTACTATAATATCCATCTGCATCATCCCAATTGTCATGAAGACCACTCCTCTCTATCTGCAAACCATCACTTTTTCCCTGccaacaaagaaagaaaatatctaaatgcCTTTATGCAGCGAGAAAAATAGAACCTCAAAAAGCATAAGTTCTCATACCATTTTACGAACTGCAGCAGGTGTTTCTCCAAAAATGTCATCACAGAATAATCCATCTGACCCCTCAGCCTGCGGTTATTAgtatgaataaaatttaaaattataaaatgattCATCTTCTAAAAATAAAGAGCACAACTAAGGAAGCAAAAAATTGCACAAACTGGAGCTCAAGGGAGACTTCAAAGTATATAATTTcagaaaaagagaggaatCTACCCTCTTATACAAGAGAGCATTCTGCGCACCTTTGGAGTACCCTCTCCAAGTCCTTTAGTACCCGCAGTTTTATCAGATGCAATTGCTCCATTTTGTTGTGGTGATTTCTCCACAACAAAAGATGAGTCAGCAACAGAATCATCCACTACCCCATCAACCAATTCTGGAATAGCATGAGCTGCAGCTTCTGATTGAGAAGAATCCTTTCCAGAATCCTTATCTGGTCAAAGAGAAATCATTGCAATAAAAATGAGACTGAGGTAGTTACAATATTGTCAATCTACGTTTCAGATCTAGCAAAAGCTCTAAACTCTATCAGACCGTTTGAGATCATCTCtacaaggaaaataaaaaccaaccaaaacaCAAACTTCCTGTCAGTAAATTGTTTGACATCAAAATAAGAAAGTGGAGACGAGGGAGGAGGGGTGAAGTACTAAGATTGGGCAGTGGGAAACTTCAAGTAAGAACTTAAGTCCATGCACAGAAAGTTGGCAGGAAGCAAGTTCATAATTGCTGGCTTCTCTGCTTGATCAAGACTCCCTAATTGACAATAAATGTAGCCCAATCCAAGTAAATAAAGAGATTTTACCTTTCTCAGATTCCTTCATAGAAGCCTCTACTTGTTTCTCTAACTGCTggcatttatatttttctaagatTGCTTGTCTCCGTCTTCTACTCTCCTCTTTGATCCTGTTAAGatcctcctcttcttcatcAGCTAATTGATATGACATGCCGTCTCCATCCTCTTCCTCCTCATCATGACCACTATACAGAAAGAGAAGTTGGGCCATTGTAAGCAGATAGACTTCACACTGGCAAAAGGAAacaatgtgtttttttttaaataaaaaaaaaggttaccTCATTAGCTTGTCTTCACCTTCTTCACGAGTGCTTCTCTTAAAACTACCATGTTTTTCGACAGCATTAATTCTTCCCCCATCCAAACCAAACTCATTATCGTAATGCCTAGACTGCTTAGAACCTTTAACGTAGCCATGTTCAAGATTCCCATACTTATCTTTACTACTTAAACTGTCACTGGCTTTATTCTTGTTTCTATCGTTGTGTCTCTCCCTATCTAATTCTTTATCCCTAAACCGATCCTTTTGCACCTCTCTCACTCTCTCCCTGTCTCTATTTCTATCACTATATTCAGCCTTATCATCATTCCGATCCCTGTCCCTTCTCCCATCCCAATCCACTTCTTTATCCTTGCTCCtatctttttccctttctcttcttctatcCCTATTACCCTCTCTATCGGTGCTCCTACATCTTTCCTTTTCTGCTCTTCTATCCCTGTCCACCTCTCTTTCTTTGCTCCAACCTCTCTCCTTCTCCGTTCTTCTATCCCTTTCTGCTTCTCTTTCCCTGCTCCAACCTCTTTCCCTCTCCACTCTTCTATCTCTTTGCCCCTCTCTTTCCCTACTCCAACCTCTTTCCTTCCCTCTCCTATCTCTTTCCACATCCCTTTCCCTCCTCCTATCCCCCCTCTCCAACTCTCTTTCCCTGCTCCTCTTTCGTTCCATCTCCTTTCGTCTATCTTTACTcctacctctctctctctcatcataCTTTTGCTTATCTACCCCCCTAtctttatctttgttttttcccatttcattttccttgGACCATTCCCTATCCAACTCCATCTTACTTCTCCCGTTGTCCTTCGTGTCCCTGCTCCGATGCCTTCCCTCTCCCCTAACACATTCAGTGTAATCATCATCCAAGTcattgtgaattttaattttatcatcaaACATTGGTTGATCCCAACCATGATAATGTCTACTCTTTGACTCTGCCTCCTCTTCTACTGTTTCACGAGACTGAGATTGTCCCCTAGAATGACAATTTGACCTTGATCTACTCCTACAATCTGATGCATCGATGAATCGATCATGAGATGTTGATGGCGTAAAATCCTCAGACTTGCCTTCAGTTCTTTCTAACTGTGGCCTTTTCCCATTCCCCAAGGTGTTTCCATCTGTTGCCACCTTTCCATTGCCGTTGTTGCTTATTTTCTTACTAGCCCCTTTAGAAGGAGATGCCATTTGTTTGTGCAGCTTCTCATCTAACTCCAGAGATTCTTGATCACAATCCACTTTGCTATGACCCTCTCGGCAATGTTCAATATTGTTGTATTTAGTTCCAGCCACTTCACTCATGGAAAAGCTAGCATCATTGCCATGCTTACAACCAGAGTCGGTTTGATAAAGAATCATGTTTTCCTTGTTTGTGCCTTTTTTTAGATAGTAGCCACCTTTGTCCATGTCTAAATTATAGAACTTAGAGTCCATTTTGGAGGTCTTCTGATCTTGAGCACCGTTGCCTGCCCCCTCCTTCACAATAAAATTAGCCTGGTTATTAGATGATTCATCCACCGAATGACACTCCTGCAAACCCAACAAGAGTACATGATTAGTGCAGATGCTTGCATTCCAAAGTCCCCGATAAATTACATTCATGCAGTATTGGATGCATAATAGGAAACACGTAACCAGATCTTACAAATTAAATGCAAGCCTCAATCTTCACTGAAACGCCTACTGAAACTTCTTTTGCATTTCACTTGTGTTTGTGATGTATAATCAGATTCTTACATATGCAAGAAAGAAACACTGAGTAAAAGCTAACAAAACGTCACCATGAAAGTTTGATCATAGTCgaaaactaaatacaagaaG encodes:
- the LOC101220260 gene encoding serine/threonine-protein kinase prpf4B isoform X3, which gives rise to MANDTAHRKHHRSASDEDDDKSSKRHKHRHHRRHHRHRHSSNKNEEESCRDREDSVPPAANRRSRPEDDVEEGEILEEDESGVRENEGATKEVDVEFGKPEADEISDRIDQPSMECHSVDESSNNQANFIVKEGAGNGAQDQKTSKMDSKFYNLDMDKGGYYLKKGTNKENMILYQTDSGCKHGNDASFSMSEVAGTKYNNIEHCREGHSKVDCDQESLELDEKLHKQMASPSKGASKKISNNGNGKVATDGNTLGNGKRPQLERTEGKSEDFTPSTSHDRFIDASDCRSRSRSNCHSRGQSQSRETVEEEAESKSRHYHGWDQPMFDDKIKIHNDLDDDYTECVRGEGRHRSRDTKDNGRSKMELDREWSKENEMGKNKDKDRGVDKQKYDERERGRSKDRRKEMERKRSRERELERGDRRRERDVERDRRGKERGWSREREGQRDRRVERERGWSREREAERDRRTEKERGWSKEREVDRDRRAEKERCRSTDREGNRDRRREREKDRSKDKEVDWDGRRDRDRNDDKAEYSDRNRDRERVREVQKDRFRDKELDRERHNDRNKNKASDSLSSKDKYGNLEHGYVKGSKQSRHYDNEFGLDGGRINAVEKHGSFKRSTREEGEDKLMSGHDEEEEDGDGMSYQLADEEEEDLNRIKEESRRRRQAILEKYKCQQLEKQVEASMKESEKDKDSGKDSSQSEAAAHAIPELVDGVVDDSVADSSFVVEKSPQQNGAIASDKTAGTKGLGEGTPKAEGSDGLFCDDIFGETPAAVRKMGKSDGLQIERSGLHDNWDDADGYYNYRFGEVLDSRYEIAAAHGKGVFSTVVRAKDLKAGPGEPEEVAIKILRSNETMYKAGLEELVILKKLVLKKFGRNIGLKLTAVRAYAKQLFIALKHLRNCGVLHCDIKPDNMLVNEGKNVLKLCDFGNAMFAGKNEITPYLVSRFYRAPEIILGLSYDHPMDIWSVGCCLYELSTGKVLFPGPSNNDMLRLHMELKGPFPKKMLRKGAFTDQHFDQDLNFHASEEDPVTKKTIKRIIVNIKPKDIGSIIRGSPCEDPKMLANFKDLLDKIFVLDPEKRMTVSQALNHPFITVFFMMT
- the LOC101220260 gene encoding serine/threonine-protein kinase prpf4B isoform X1, which codes for MANDTAHRKHHRSASDEDDDKSSKRHKHRHHRRHHRHRHSSNKNEEESCRDREDSVPPAANRRSRPEDDVEEGEILEEDESGVRENEGATKEVDVEFGKPEADEISDRIDQPSMECHSVDESSNNQANFIVKEGAGNGAQDQKTSKMDSKFYNLDMDKGGYYLKKGTNKENMILYQTDSGCKHGNDASFSMSEVAGTKYNNIEHCREGHSKVDCDQESLELDEKLHKQMASPSKGASKKISNNGNGKVATDGNTLGNGKRPQLERTEGKSEDFTPSTSHDRFIDASDCRSRSRSNCHSRGQSQSRETVEEEAESKSRHYHGWDQPMFDDKIKIHNDLDDDYTECVRGEGRHRSRDTKDNGRSKMELDREWSKENEMGKNKDKDRGVDKQKYDERERGRSKDRRKEMERKRSRERELERGDRRRERDVERDRRGKERGWSREREGQRDRRVERERGWSREREAERDRRTEKERGWSKEREVDRDRRAEKERCRSTDREGNRDRRREREKDRSKDKEVDWDGRRDRDRNDDKAEYSDRNRDRERVREVQKDRFRDKELDRERHNDRNKNKASDSLSSKDKYGNLEHGYVKGSKQSRHYDNEFGLDGGRINAVEKHGSFKRSTREEGEDKLMSGHDEEEEDGDGMSYQLADEEEEDLNRIKEESRRRRQAILEKYKCQQLEKQVEASMKESEKDKDSGKDSSQSEAAAHAIPELVDGVVDDSVADSSFVVEKSPQQNGAIASDKTAGTKGLGEGTPKAEGSDGLFCDDIFGETPAAVRKMGKSDGLQIERSGLHDNWDDADGYYNYRFGEVLDSRYEIAAAHGKGVFSTVVRAKDLKAGPGEPEEVAIKILRSNETMYKAGLEELVILKKLVGADPDDKRHCVRFLSSFKYRNHLCLVFESLHMNLREVLKKFGRNIGLKLTAVRAYAKQLFIALKHLRNCGVLHCDIKPDNMLVNEGKNVLKLCDFGNAMFAGKNEITPYLVSRFYRAPEIILGLSYDHPMDIWSVGCCLYELSTGKVLFPGPSNNDMLRLHMELKGPFPKKMLRKGAFTDQHFDQDLNFHASEEDPVTKKTIKRIIVNIKPKDIGSIIRGSPCEDPKMLANFKDLLDKIFVLDPEKRMTVSQALNHPFITVFFMMT
- the LOC101220260 gene encoding serine/threonine-protein kinase prpf4B isoform X2 yields the protein MANDTAHRKHHRSASDEDDDKSSKRHKHRHHRRHHRHRHSSNKNEEESCRDREDSVPPAANRRSRPEDDVEEGEILEEDESGVRENEGATKEVDVEFGKPEADEISDRIDQPSMECHSVDESSNNQANFIVKEGAGNGAQDQKTSKMDSKFYNLDMDKGGYYLKKGTNKENMILYQTDSGCKHGNDASFSMSEVAGTKYNNIEHCREGHSKVDCDQESLELDEKLHKQMASPSKGASKKISNNGNGKVATDGNTLGNGKRPQLERTEGKSEDFTPSTSHDRFIDASDCRSRSRSNCHSRGQSQSRETVEEEAESKSRHYHGWDQPMFDDKIKIHNDLDDDYTECVRGEGRHRSRDTKDNGRSKMELDREWSKENEMGKNKDKDRGVDKQKYDERERGRSKDRRKEMERKRSRERELERGDRRRERDVERDRRGKERGWSREREGQRDRRVERERGWSREREAERDRRTEKERGWSKEREVDRDRRAEKERCRSTDREGNRDRRREREKDRSKDKEVDWDGRRDRDRNDDKAEYSDRNRDRERVREVQKDRFRDKELDRERHNDRNKNKASDSLSSKDKYGNLEHGYVKGSKQSRHYDNEFGLDGGRINAVEKHGSFKRSTREEGEDKLMSGHDEEEEDGDGMSYQLADEEEEDLNRIKEESRRRRQAILEKYKCQQLEKQVEASMKESEKDKDSGKDSSQSEAAAHAIPELVDGVVDDSVADSSFVVEKSPQQNGAIASDKTAGTKGLGEGTPKAEGSDGLFCDDIFGETPAAVRKMGKSDGLQIERSGLHDNWDDADGYYNYRFGEVLDSRYEIAAAHGKGVFSTVVRAKDLKAGPGEPEEVAIKILRSNETMYKAGLEELVILKKLVGADPDDKRHCVRFLSSFKYRNHLCLVFESLHMNLREVLKKFGRNIGLKLTAVRAYAKQLFIALKHLRNCGVLHCDIKPDNMLVNEGKNVLKLCDFGNAMFAGKNEITPYLVSRFYRAPEIILGLSYDHPMDIWSVGCCLYELSTGKVLFPGPSNNDMLRLHMELKGPFPKKMLRKGAFTDQHFDQDLNFHASEEDPVTKKTIKRIIVNIKPKDIGSIIRGSPCEDPKMLANFKDLLDKIFVLDPEKRMTVSQALNHPFITGK
- the LOC101220260 gene encoding serine/threonine-protein kinase prpf4B isoform X4, coding for MANDTAHRKHHRSASDEDDDKSSKRHKHRHHRRHHRHRHSSNKNEEESCRDREDSVPPAANRRSRPEDDVEEGEILEEDESGVRENEGATKEVDVEFGKPEADEISDRIDQPSMECHSVDESSNNQANFIVKEGAGNGAQDQKTSKMDSKFYNLDMDKGGYYLKKGTNKENMILYQTDSGCKHGNDASFSMSEVAGTKYNNIEHCREGHSKVDCDQESLELDEKLHKQMASPSKGASKKISNNGNGKVATDGNTLGNGKRPQLERTEGKSEDFTPSTSHDRFIDASDCRSRSRSNCHSRGQSQSRETVEEEAESKSRHYHGWDQPMFDDKIKIHNDLDDDYTECVRGEGRHRSRDTKDNGRSKMELDREWSKENEMGKNKDKDRGVDKQKYDERERGRSKDRRKEMERKRSRERELERGDRRRERDVERDRRGKERGWSREREGQRDRRVERERGWSREREAERDRRTEKERGWSKEREVDRDRRAEKERCRSTDREGNRDRRREREKDRSKDKEVDWDGRRDRDRNDDKAEYSDRNRDRERVREVQKDRFRDKELDRERHNDRNKNKASDSLSSKDKYGNLEHGYVKGSKQSRHYDNEFGLDGGRINAVEKHGSFKRSTREEGEDKLMSGHDEEEEDGDGMSYQLADEEEEDLNRIKEESRRRRQAILEKYKCQQLEKQVEASMKESEKDKDSGKDSSQSEAAAHAIPELVDGVVDDSVADSSFVVEKSPQQNGAIASDKTAGTKGLGEGTPKAEGSDGLFCDDIFGETPAAVRKMGKSDGLQIERSGLHDNWDDADGYYNYRFGEVLDSRYEIAAAHGKGVFSTVVRAKDLKAGPGEPEEVAIKILRSNETMYKAGLEELVILKKLKFGRNIGLKLTAVRAYAKQLFIALKHLRNCGVLHCDIKPDNMLVNEGKNVLKLCDFGNAMFAGKNEITPYLVSRFYRAPEIILGLSYDHPMDIWSVGCCLYELSTGKVLFPGPSNNDMLRLHMELKGPFPKKMLRKGAFTDQHFDQDLNFHASEEDPVTKKTIKRIIVNIKPKDIGSIIRGSPCEDPKMLANFKDLLDKIFVLDPEKRMTVSQALNHPFITVFFMMT